The proteins below are encoded in one region of Bos indicus x Bos taurus breed Angus x Brahman F1 hybrid chromosome 2, Bos_hybrid_MaternalHap_v2.0, whole genome shotgun sequence:
- the LDLRAP1 gene encoding low density lipoprotein receptor adapter protein 1 isoform X2, giving the protein MDALKSAGRALIRSPSLAKQSWGCGGGRHRKLPENWTDTRETLLEGMLFSLKYLGMTLVEQPKGEELSAAAVKRIVATAKASGKKLQKVTLKVSPRGIILTDNITNQLIENVSIYRISYCTADKMHDKVFAYIAQSQHNENLECHAFLCTKRKMAQAVTLTVAQAFKVAFELWQVSKEEKEKREKANQEGADVLGGSPQDSAPSLKSLVVTGNLLDFEETAKAPLSTVSANTTKADEPPRPQALNSSSVVWLDDGLDEAFSRLAQSRTNPQVLDTGLTAQDIHYAQCLSPVDWDKPDSGGAEPDDLFNF; this is encoded by the exons AGCTGCCTGAAAACTGGACAGACACGCGGGAGACACTGCTCGAGGGTATGCTCTTCAGTCTCAAGTACCTGGGCATGACGCTGGTGGAGCAGCCCAAGGGTGAGGAGCTGTCAGCTGCCGCCGTCAAGAGGATCGTAGCCACG GCCAAGGCCAGCGGGAAGAAGCTGCAGAAGGTGACTCTCAAGGTGTCGCCCCGGGGGATCATCCTGACGGACAACATCACCAACCAGCTCATTGAGAACGTGTCCATTTACAG AATCTCCTACTGCACGGCAGACAAGATGCACGACAAAGTGTTTGCCTACATCGCGCAGAGCCAGCACAACGAGAACCTCGAGTGCCACGCCTTCCTCTGCACCAAGCGGAAGATG GCCCAGGCTGTCACCCTCACAGTAGCCCAAGCCTTCAAAGTTGCCTTTGAGTTGTGGCAGGTATCCAAGGAAG agaaggagaagagggagaaagccAACCAAGAGGGAGCAGACGTCCTGGGCGGGAGCCCCCAAGACAGCGCCCCTTCGTTGAAGAGCC TGGTCGTCACTGGAAACCTGCTGGACTTTGAAGAGACGGCCAAGGCCCCGCTGTCCACGGTCAGCGCCAACACCACCAAAGCGGACGAGCCACCGCGGCCTCAAGCCTTAAACAGCAGCAGTGTTGTCTGG CTGGATGACGGCCTGGATGAAGCATTTTCAAG GCTGGCCCAGTCTCGGACGAACCCTCAGGTCCTGGACACTGGACTGACGGCACAGGACATTCATTACGCCCAGTGCCTCTCGCCTGTCGACTGGGACAAGCCTGACAGCGGTGGCGCCGAGCCGGACGACCTCTTCAACTTCTGA
- the LDLRAP1 gene encoding low density lipoprotein receptor adapter protein 1 isoform X1 translates to MDALKSAGRALIRSPSLAKQSWGCGGGRHRKLPENWTDTRETLLEGMLFSLKYLGMTLVEQPKGEELSAAAVKRIVATAKASGKKLQKVTLKVSPRGIILTDNITNQLIENVSIYRISYCTADKMHDKVFAYIAQSQHNENLECHAFLCTKRKMAQAVTLTVAQAFKVAFELWQVSKEEKEKREKANQEGADVLGGSPQDSAPSLKSLVVTGNLLDFEETAKAPLSTVSANTTKADEPPRPQALNSSSVVWELDDGLDEAFSRLAQSRTNPQVLDTGLTAQDIHYAQCLSPVDWDKPDSGGAEPDDLFNF, encoded by the exons AGCTGCCTGAAAACTGGACAGACACGCGGGAGACACTGCTCGAGGGTATGCTCTTCAGTCTCAAGTACCTGGGCATGACGCTGGTGGAGCAGCCCAAGGGTGAGGAGCTGTCAGCTGCCGCCGTCAAGAGGATCGTAGCCACG GCCAAGGCCAGCGGGAAGAAGCTGCAGAAGGTGACTCTCAAGGTGTCGCCCCGGGGGATCATCCTGACGGACAACATCACCAACCAGCTCATTGAGAACGTGTCCATTTACAG AATCTCCTACTGCACGGCAGACAAGATGCACGACAAAGTGTTTGCCTACATCGCGCAGAGCCAGCACAACGAGAACCTCGAGTGCCACGCCTTCCTCTGCACCAAGCGGAAGATG GCCCAGGCTGTCACCCTCACAGTAGCCCAAGCCTTCAAAGTTGCCTTTGAGTTGTGGCAGGTATCCAAGGAAG agaaggagaagagggagaaagccAACCAAGAGGGAGCAGACGTCCTGGGCGGGAGCCCCCAAGACAGCGCCCCTTCGTTGAAGAGCC TGGTCGTCACTGGAAACCTGCTGGACTTTGAAGAGACGGCCAAGGCCCCGCTGTCCACGGTCAGCGCCAACACCACCAAAGCGGACGAGCCACCGCGGCCTCAAGCCTTAAACAGCAGCAGTGTTGTCTGG GAGCTGGATGACGGCCTGGATGAAGCATTTTCAAG GCTGGCCCAGTCTCGGACGAACCCTCAGGTCCTGGACACTGGACTGACGGCACAGGACATTCATTACGCCCAGTGCCTCTCGCCTGTCGACTGGGACAAGCCTGACAGCGGTGGCGCCGAGCCGGACGACCTCTTCAACTTCTGA